From the candidate division WOR-3 bacterium genome, one window contains:
- a CDS encoding GTPase, which yields MPANLPQIYHKIEARLKFATTPEEKISILKEMLAVMPKHKGTDGLRAELNSKIAKLKKEAKKKPQVQRLDIYNVPKLGVAQVVLMGPPNSGKSTLLSYLTNAKPEIAAYPFTTQKPNVGMIEFENIQIQLVDTPPLCESFHPPWLFALGRSADIIIGMIDGRSGSPEGELNSLLNRLEEGSIFLQSKDIYKGEELMKKNGFIVVSGGERKIIENLEKLYGARLDIWHFSLTSDPQPLKKKIYDSLHIIRIYTKPPRKEADFTEPIVLPENSTVLDAAYEIHRDFAEKMKYAKLWRGSNNPRQVGPEEILKEGDIIEFHNK from the coding sequence ATGCCTGCTAATTTACCTCAAATTTATCATAAAATAGAAGCAAGGCTCAAATTTGCAACAACGCCTGAGGAGAAAATTTCTATTTTGAAAGAAATGCTTGCTGTGATGCCAAAGCATAAAGGGACAGATGGTTTACGAGCAGAATTAAATAGCAAAATAGCAAAATTGAAAAAAGAAGCAAAGAAAAAACCTCAGGTTCAACGTCTTGATATATATAATGTTCCAAAGTTAGGAGTTGCACAGGTAGTTCTTATGGGTCCTCCAAATTCTGGAAAATCAACCCTCCTTTCTTACCTTACGAACGCAAAACCAGAAATAGCAGCTTATCCTTTTACGACGCAAAAACCGAATGTTGGTATGATTGAGTTCGAAAATATCCAAATACAACTTGTAGATACTCCTCCTCTTTGTGAAAGTTTTCACCCTCCTTGGCTTTTTGCGCTTGGGAGAAGTGCAGATATTATTATAGGGATGATAGATGGAAGGAGTGGAAGCCCGGAGGGAGAGCTTAATTCTCTTCTGAATAGATTAGAAGAGGGTAGCATCTTTCTTCAGTCTAAAGATATTTATAAAGGAGAAGAATTGATGAAGAAAAATGGCTTTATTGTGGTTTCTGGAGGTGAAAGAAAAATTATTGAGAATTTGGAAAAATTATATGGAGCGAGATTAGATATATGGCACTTTAGTTTAACTTCGGATCCTCAACCATTGAAGAAGAAGATTTATGATTCTCTTCATATCATAAGAATTTATACTAAACCTCCAAGGAAGGAAGCGGATTTTACAGAGCCAATCGTTCTTCCTGAAAATTCTACAGTTCTTGATGCTGCTTATGAAATTCATAGAGATTTTGCAGAAAAAATGAAATATGCAAAATTATGGAGGGGGAGTAATAATCCTAGGCAAGTAGGTCCGGAAGAGATTTTGAAGGAAGGGGATATAATAGAATTTCATAACAAATGA